In a single window of the Raphanus sativus cultivar WK10039 chromosome 9, ASM80110v3, whole genome shotgun sequence genome:
- the LOC108824167 gene encoding uncharacterized protein LOC108824167 — MAVSVPILAVVTSLHLLAFVFAFGAERRRSTALIAPDQYDDQTFCKYGTAASTVYGMSAFVLLLVSQAVVNGVTKCLCCGKGLVTGASYTVCAIVFFVVSWVSFLGAEACLLAGSAKNAYHTKSKGVYQEGKTLSCAVLPVGVFAAGAALTLMSLIATVLYLLAHSKADTGGWEKHHDDGIGMTAAAPSADAPKQQQNTDFDKV, encoded by the exons ATGGCGGTTTCCGTTCCCATCCTCGCCGTCGTCACTTCCCTTCACCTCCTTGCCTTCGTATTCGCCTTCGGCGCCGAACGACGCCGTAGCACC GCTCTAATAGCGCCCGACCAGTACGACGACCAGACCTTCTGCAAGTACGGAACAGCCGCCTCGACGGTGTACGGCATGTCCGCGTTCGTGCTGCTCCTCGTCAGCCAAGCGGTGGTTAACGGCGTCACCAAGTGTCTCTGCTGCGGAAAGGGTCTCGTCACCGGCGCTTCTTACACCGTCTGCGCCATCGTCTTCTTCGTCGTCTCCTG GGTAAGCTTTCTAGGTGCGGAGGCGTGTTTGTTAGCTGGATCGGCGAAGAACGCTTACCACACCAAAAGCAAAGGCGTGTACCAAGAAGGCAAAACGCTTTCGTGTGCGGTCTTACCCGTTGGTGTGTTCGCTGCTGGAGCTGCTCTGACTCTCATGTCTTTGATTGCGACCGTTTTGTACCTCTTGGCTCATTCCAAGGCTGACACTGGTGGATGGGAGAAGCATCATGACGATGGGATTGGTATGACTGCTGCTGCTCCTTCTGCAGATGCTCCAAAGCAGCAGCAGAACACCGATTTCGACAAGGTTTAA
- the LOC108823305 gene encoding reticulon-like protein B14: protein MAERNEHGASSSRRRRSLYHNLGGGHFADIMFWRNKKESGTILAVFTLIWFLFEVVEYPFITFLCQILLISIFIFFIWSYIGSSQLIKRQPPSIDDLKISESTWRVLFDKINWFIIKLYDVSSGTDFRLLVLAVVSLWMLSVVGNYFSSLTLLYIVFVSLETIPMLYELYEEELNYAASKSGKNMKKLFDKFNSKVINKIPKATGKTNRRM, encoded by the exons atggCCGAAAGAAATGAACATGGAGCATCTTCATCAAGAAGACGAAGATCTCTGTACCACAACCTAGGAGGAGGACACT TTGCTGATATAATGTTCTGGAGAAACAAGAAAGAATCAGGAACAATCTTGGCGGTTTTCACGTTGATATGGTTCTTATTCGAAGTGGTTGAGTATCCTTTCATCACTTTCCTCTGCCAGATTCTATTGATCTCCATCTTCATATTCTTCATCTGGTCTTACATTGGCTCTTCGCAACTAATCAAGCG GCAACCACCAAGTATCGACGACCTAAAGATCTCGGAATCAACTTGGAGAGTCTTGTTCGATAAGATAAACTGGTTCATCATCAAACTGTATGATGTTTCAAGTGGAACAGACTTCAGACTCCTAGTTTTG GCCGTTGTTTCACTTTGGATGTTATCAGTCGTTGGAAACTATTTCAGCTCTCTAACTCTGTTATACATAG TATTTGTGAGTCTGGAGACGATACCGATGCTGTATGAGCTATACGAAGAAGAGCTGAACTATGCAGCAAGTAAAAGcgggaagaacatgaagaagcTCTTTGACAAGTTCAACTCTAAAGTCATTAACAAGATCCCTAAAGCTACTGGTAAAACAAACAGGCGTATGTAA
- the LOC108826784 gene encoding putative two-component response regulator-like APRR6, with the protein MAENMVNLTKNIIPESTGVILLIDHDAISVSSLISMLKQISHKDVMSVNGASEAISVIGKQKDIGLVIANVELTDSNYFLTAMHNKEIPLILIGTEINIKEASDLLTKRACFCLKKPISENDIDNMLQHVVPNKRQEWEKINVTEKRENVVEESMRQIQAFRDHIRRQGSSQSSLLGRRPLNKTFTSSEMYRNGRSIENVERRKNVWTRDRHMKFLAAISILGEKESRPKPILEIMNDSNLSQRQVASHLQKYKFQVERISNTLTRNEWKSTDKTFHYPSDYVYPFKASNLTKNIIESNSMWYSLRRKKCSSSSTVQYSFERSAAERKGKMPKFHLEETSGLHSHSLFGNIIKIKLYINFNYVPSATNNDPSYNHISHVLSGSSVGASSLDAFQKESAQICINPNPSQPSSYVLETNRNPLDMNQMGTVSLGENHGFSQDTILTKSNHLGLVSGETSHIETPLETDINQMDWDWIFAEADYAILEDMTVSETNRTQVGLGPSETSFAALDNVAPPENNTNEIELVPYQEGNDIPIEDLVSFDTDISEMDLDAWLENYDSFQRDVPLPGSFINHDLAFTPATSQHQNIEATNPREVIEGGNHLDDDSDQNLDWIDDIFA; encoded by the exons ATGGCTGAAAACATGGTGAATTTGACCAAAAACATTATTCCTGAAAGCACTGGTGTTATTCTGCTAATCGACCACGATGCTATATCAGTCTCATCTCTCATTTCAATGCTTAAACAAATATCACATAAAG atgttaTGAGTGTGAATGGAGCAAGCGAGGCTATATCGGTTATCggaaaacaaaaagatattgGACTTGTTATAGCCAACGTTGAGCTGACCGACTCAAATTATTTTCTCACTGCCATGCACAACAAAGAAATTCCTCTTATAC TGATTGGTACAGAGATAAACATTAAGGAAGCATCAGATCTTTTGACAAAAAGAGCCTGTTTTTGTCTGAAGAAGCCAATTTCTGAAAATGACATCGACAACATGTTGCAACATGTGGTACCTAATAAAAGGCAAGAGTGGGAGAAAATCAACGTAACTGAAAAACGAGAGAACGTTGTGGAAGAAAGTATGAGGCAGATCCAAGCTTTCAGAGACCACATAAGGAGGCAGGGATCAAGTCAGTCATCTTTGCTAGGAAGACGACCACTCAACAAAACATTCACATCTTCTGAAATGTACCGAAACGGAAGAAGCATAGAAAATGTTGAGAGACGCAAAAATGTATGGACTCGTGACCGTCACATGAAGTTTTTAGCTGCTATATCCATCTTGGGTGAAAAAG AGTCTCGTCCCAAACCCATATTAGAGATCATGAATGACTCAAACTTGTCTCAACGCCAAGTTGCTAGCCATCTTCAG AAATACAAATTTCAAGTTGAGAGAATTAGCAATACATTGACGAGGAATGAATGGAAATCGACGGATAAAACATTTCATTATCCTTCAGATTATGTGTATCCTTTCAAAGCTTCTAACTTAACGAAGAATATCATCGAAAGTAACTCTATGTGGTATTCcctgagaagaaaaaaatgttccTCATCATCTACTGTCCAAT ATTCATTTGAAAGATCTGCTGCTGAGAGGAAGGGCAAAATGCCAAAGTTTCATCTAGAAGAAACATCGGGTCTGCATAGTCACTCACTTTTCGGtaacattattaaaataaaattatacataaacTTTAATTATGTTCCTTCAGCCACAAATAATGACCCATCTTACAAT CATATCTCTCATGTGCTTTCAGGTTCAAGTGTTGGTGCATCTAGTTTAGATGCATTCCAAAAGGAATCTGCTCAGATTTGTATTAATCCTAACCCTTCTCAGCCATCTAGCTATGTTCTTGAAACCAATAGGAACCCACTAGATATGAACCAAATGGGTACGGTTTCTCTAGGAGAAAATCATGGTTTTTCTCAAGATACGATTTTAACTAAATCAAACCATTTGGGTTTGGTGTCTGGTGAAACAAGTCATATTGAAACCCCACTTGAAACCGATATAAACCAAATGGATTGGGATTGGATTTTTGCTGAGGCGGATTATGCTATTCTTGAAGATATGACTGTTTCTGAAACCAATAGAACCCAAGTGGGTTTGGGTCCTAGTGAAACAAGTTTTGCTGCGTTGGACAATGTAGCTCCTCCTGAAAATAATACGAACGAGATAGAGTTGGTTCCTTACCAGGAAGGTAATGATATTCCGATTGAAGATCTGGTTTCATTTGATACTGATATCAGCGAGATGGACTTGGACGCATGGTTGGAAAACTATGATTCTTTTCAGAGAGATGTTCCCTTGCCGGGTAGTTTCATCAACCATGATCTTGCCTTCACCCCGGCTACAAGCCAGCATCAAAATATAGAAGCCACAAATCCAAGGGAGGTTATAGAAGGAGGCAATCATTTGGATGATGATTCAGATCAGAACCTGGATTGGATCGACGATATTTTTGCATGA
- the LOC108824442 gene encoding uncharacterized protein LOC108824442 — protein MWMATRSSTSGFSHESINFHSLRSSSEMIPMGPYLGRSGSLLGMHMISNVSNSGLVQTGNSFDSVSGLKLDTSLASEWSTEEQLKLEVGLEKYKDKPSIMKYIKIAATLPDKTVRDVALRCRWTTRKRRKAEEFNYGKRISSSKAGLSSSMPSVSMASYPFLMPFTSSSNKHITSEDLSGHAISLLEQNVRAFSQIRANISSYKVHDNIDLFCQTRNNLITIQNDMNNMPSLMSQMPPLPVAINYDLSATMLSNSTLTMSLNTMQNGGFHMKQESSVEEKE, from the exons ATGTGGATGGCTACACGATCATCTACCTCTGGGTTCAGTCACGAGTCTATAAATTTCCACTCTTTGAGAAGTTCATCTGAGATGATTCCGATGGGTCCATACTTGGGTCGAAGTGGTTCCTTGTTGGGGATGCATATGATCAGTAATGTTAGTAACTCTGGTTTAGTTCAAACCGGGAACTCTTTTGATTCGGTTTCTGGGCTCAAGCTAGATACTTCTTTGGCTAGTGAATGGTCAACCGAAGAGCAACTCAAGTTGGAGGTTGGCCTTGAGAA aTATAAGGATAAACCAAGTAtcatgaaatatattaaaattgcgGCCACTTTACCTGACAAAACCGTTCGAGATGTTGCCCTGCGGTGTAGATGGACGACG aggaagagaagaaaagcAGAAGAATTCAACTATGGAAAAAGAATAAGTTCTAGCAAG GCGGGATTGTCTTCAAGCATGCCTTCTGTTAGCATGGCTTCATACCCTTTCTTGATGCCCTTTACAAGCTCCAGTAATAAACATATTACATCTGAAG ATTTAAGTGGCCATGCAATCAGTCTCTTAGAACAGAATGTAAGAGCTTTTAGTCAAATTAGAGCTAATATATCCTCATATAAG GTACATGATAACATAGATCTGTTTTGTCAGACAAGGAACAACCTTATCACCATCCAAAATGA CATGAATAATATGCCAAGCTTGATGAGCCAGATGCCACCATTGCCTGTTGCAATCAATTATGATCTCTCAGCTACCATGTTGAGTAATTCAACTTTG ACGATGTCATTGAACACAATGCAAAATGGTGGTTTCCATATGAAGCAAGAGTCTTCAGTCGAAGAAAAAGAATGA
- the LOC108824443 gene encoding ERAD-associated E3 ubiquitin-protein ligase HRD1-like, giving the protein MASHEYRPRVIVNGTRRTRTFHFFYCRHCSRTIRLRNYGLYGPICPFCSREINLHDEVDIMRINRPFWDTDTDWITLHLINSSRRNRFSHELVNDTNDDFVDATPNERVGPPPASLSAIEDLKTVTITEEDLAKEKVCAICKEEFEVGEEGKELKCLHFYHPSCIVSWLNIHNTCPICRFEVHSGDYESNVDGGVSHHADDDRSDRSRIRVCSLWPLGMVFGWVHSLFVKIPPPDLTFMAILLCFHVF; this is encoded by the coding sequence ATGGCATCTCATGAGTATCGTCCAAGAGTTATTGTGAATGGAACAAGAAGAACAAGAACGTTCCATTTCTTCTATTGCCGGCATTGTAGCCGTACCATTAGGCTCCGAAACTATGGTCTATACGGTCCTATATGTCCTTTCTGCTCTAGAGAGATCAATCTCCATGACGAGGTTGACATTATGAGGATTAACCGACCTTTTTGGGATACCGATACCGATTGGATCACTCTCCATCTTATCAACTCATCGAGACGTAACCGGTTCAGTCATGAACTAGTTAATGATACCAATGATGACTTCGTTGATGCCACGCCTAACGAACGTGTTGGTCCACCACCAGCCTCTTTATCCGCCATCGAGGATTTAAAGACCGTGACGATCACGGAAGAAGATTTGGCAAAAGAGAAGGTTTGTGCGATATGCAAAGAGGAGTTCGAAGTAGGAGAGGAAGGCAAAGAGTTGAAATGTTTGCATTTCTACCATCCGAGCTGCATCGTGTCTTGGTtgaatattcataacacttGTCCCATTTGTCGCTTTGAGGTCCACTCAGGCGATTACGAAAGTAACGTTGACGGAGGAGTGTCTCACCATGCCGATGATGATCGATCTGATCGTTCTCGGATTAGGGTTTGTTCTTTGTGGCCTCTCGGAATGGTTTTTGGTTGGGTGCATAGTCTTTTCGTTAAGATTCCTCCTCCTGATCTAACTTTCATGGCTATACTATTATGCTTTCATGTTTTTTAG
- the LOC108824440 gene encoding zinc finger CCCH domain-containing protein 15, whose product MENETAPFTYSVITSHGEPSVGGGGGVVNQIYRSSSAMQQQRRQDMVNREALCYTRLHEASLEAEVLRLENTELRSMNLHLKRELDELIRSSVQNSRHRFGYDRVPLRMLSNLSIGDRGGAEDDDDAENRNRAVSRDDVSEESPTSVIANEDLNRSSLPKSISVRSSGYSKASQGGGGCGGGGSAAAQCGKSRGVVAKPGACGQQLSTTQRVYVRGGKKEEEEEIEVEVYNQGMTKTELCNKWQETGTCPYGDHCQFAHGIKELRPVIRHPRYKTEVCRMVLAGDICPYGHRCHFRHSLSEQEKLVASAGCKPNNKSCKLVK is encoded by the exons ATGGAGAACGAAACGGCGCCGTTTACTTACAGCGTCATCACCTCTCACGGCGAACCTTCcgtcggcggcggcggcggagtcGTTAACCAAATCTACCGCTCCAGCAGCGCGATGCAGCAGCAGCGGCGCCAGGATATGGTGAACAGAGAGGCGCTGTGCTACACGCGGCTCCACGAGGCGTCGCTCGAAGCGGAAGTGCTCCGTCTCGAGAACACGGAGCTCCGATCGATGAATCTCCACCTCAAGAGAGAGCTCGACGAGCTGATCAGATCCTCCGTCCAGAACAGCCGCCACAGATTCGGTTACGATCGGGTCCCGCTTCGGATGCTCAGCAATCTCTCGATCGGAGACCGCGGCGGCGCCGAGGACGACGACGACGCGGAGAATCGGAACCGCGCGGTTAGCCGAGATGACGTCAGCGAGGAGAGTCCGACGAGCGTGATTGCGAACGAGGATCTGAACCGTTCTTCGCTCCCGAAGAGCATCTCCGTCAGATCCAGCGGTTACTCCAAGGCGAGCcaaggtggtggtggttgtggtggtggtggatccGCCGCTGCTCAATGTGGAAAATCTCGTGGAGTCGTAGCTAAGCCTGGAGCTTGTGGTCAGCAACTCAGTACGACG CAAAGAGTATACGTGCGAGGAGggaagaaagaggaagaggaggagataGAAGTGGAGGTGTACAATCAAGGGATGACAAAGACAGAGCTCTGCAACAAGTGGCAAGAGACGGGGACATGCCCATACGGTGATCACTGCCAGTTCGCTCACGGCATTAAAGAACTCCGCCCAGTGATCCGCCATCCTCGTTACAAGACTGAGGTTTGCAGAATGGTACTCGCTGGTGACATCTGTCCTTACGGCCACCGCTGCCACTTCCGCCACTCACTCTCGGAGCAAGAGAAGCTCGTGGCATCTGCTGGTTGCAAACCCAACAACAAGTCCTGCAAGCTGGTTAAATGA